In the genome of Nocardia sp. NBC_00416, one region contains:
- a CDS encoding TetR/AcrR family transcriptional regulator produces MTADPSTASHPDPPDARTATQRPKSKKARAQQSRRRRPARLSYDDWVDGALHLLSSEGVGAIKIPRLCQELGVTKGSFYWHFDDIEQLMAAMADRWSAVQSDTVRELGAFAAIPVEDRIEKMAAMLVDHRHWIVETTVREWSRSNPKVAAAVRKLDQGVFETVYRIMLDLGFDENQAGLRAGAMVYIGLGLIHGRDNLPIPTTEQVYSVIELLARP; encoded by the coding sequence GATGCCCGGACGGCGACGCAGCGACCGAAATCGAAAAAGGCTCGAGCCCAACAGAGCCGGCGCCGACGCCCGGCCCGGCTGTCCTACGACGACTGGGTCGACGGCGCGCTGCACCTCCTGTCGAGCGAAGGCGTAGGGGCGATCAAGATCCCGCGACTGTGCCAGGAACTGGGCGTCACCAAAGGTAGCTTCTACTGGCACTTCGACGATATCGAGCAGCTCATGGCGGCGATGGCCGACCGCTGGAGCGCGGTACAGAGCGACACAGTGCGCGAACTCGGCGCCTTCGCGGCGATACCGGTGGAAGACCGTATCGAGAAAATGGCCGCGATGCTCGTCGATCACCGGCACTGGATCGTGGAGACCACAGTGCGGGAATGGTCGCGGAGCAATCCGAAGGTCGCGGCCGCCGTGCGCAAACTGGATCAGGGGGTATTCGAAACCGTCTACCGAATCATGCTGGATCTCGGCTTCGACGAGAATCAGGCCGGCCTGCGGGCCGGCGCGATGGTGTACATCGGACTCGGGTTGATCCACGGCCGGGACAATCTGCCGATACCGACCACCGAGCAGGTGTACTCGGTCATCGAACTGCTGGCCCGGCCGTGA